The DNA window ttaacaaatggtgctggcataactggattatcaacatgtagaagaatgaaaatatatccattatcgatgccatgcacaaaactcaaatccaaatggatcaaagacctcaacataaagccagccacaccgaACCTcgtagaagagaatgtgggaagtacacttgaattcaTTAGCAcaagagatcacttcctaaatataaccaagtactacaaacactgagagaaacaattaataaatgggacctcctgaaactgaaaagcttctgtaaagcaaaggacacagtcaacaagacaaaacgacagcctacagaatgggaaaagatcttcactaaccccacatcagacagaggtctagtctccaaaatatacaaagaactcaagaaattggacaccaaaagaacacataatccaaaataaaaatggagtacagacctaagcagagaactctcaacagagaaatctaaaatggctgaaaaacacttaaggaaatgctcaacatctttagtcaacagagaaatgcaaattaaaacaactctgagattccatcttatgcctgtaagaacagccaagatcaaaagcactgatgacaacttatgctggagaggttgtggagaaaaaggaacacttctgcattgctggtgggaatacaagctggtataacccctttggatatcagtgtgatgatttctcagaaaattagtaaacaaccttcctcgagactcagcaataccacttttgggtctatacccaaaggatgctcaatcatgccacaaggacatgtactctactatgttcatagcagcattgtttgtcatagccagaacctggaaacaacctaaatgcccctcaaccgaaggatcgataaggaaaatgtggtacatttacacaatggaatactacacagcagaaaaaataacatcttgaaattttcaggcaaatggatggagctagaaaacatcatttgaatgaggtaacccagacccagaaagacaattatcatattacttactcataagtggcttttagacataaagcaaattcttcttttcaatttctttacaataaagttttaatttaaaaaaaaaaaagagaagcctcAAGTGCTAATTAGTATCTCCCAAGGATGCCTCATTGACTGGAATCCTTATGGCTCCCCTCAAGGAAAATATTCTCTGAGTTAAGACGGCAGCTGTATAGTTTGAATAGAACTTTAGGAATTAGTTCCTCCACTAATGAACCTATCTGAAGGCATGGAGTTGGAATGTCAAGTCCTCTCCTGCAATCTGCCATCTAGATTCAAACTAACTTGTGGAAACCGGCAAGTGCCTTCCACCCTCTTAAGGCATGGGAGGGAAAATTAAACAGTAAAGATGATAAATATACTTCTGTCTTTTAGACAAATCAAATCCAGCCTTTGATGGCATGTGTACCATTACCTTACATGCTAATGAAGGGGCTTGTACAATGGCACCCGAATAATTACAGCATCACTTGTGAATGCTGTACCCTTCATAACTGTGTTAATTCTAGTATGTCCTTAAACTTAACCTCTGAAAATTTATGcattcttagagcaaggccagcAATCTGAATACCGGTAAAGTTGCCGAGGCCATGGCAAGACTTACTTACCTGTGATGATCCTGGTACAGAAGCTCGCTGAGggaatattaaaaaagaacatgCCAAATGGTTGGACTGGTTATGGCAGTTATTACGGGAATATTGCATTAACTGCTGCTACTACAACAGTTGGAGTGGTGTTTCATGAAGAAATGCAAGCTGCTGAGTTCTTCGGAGactggctgatggaggagggtcatctgtctatgtgttactttcattagttaattaataaaaactgcttggcctgataggtcagaacaaaGGTAGACGGGGAAAACAGaacaatgctgggaagaagggaagtgaggcagtagccatgactctcctctttgATACAGaggcaggctagaatctttccaggtaagtcaccacctcgtggtgctacacaggttattagaaatgggttaatcaaggtgtgagaattagccgataagaggctgggactaatgggccaagcagtgtttaaaagaatacaatttgtgtgttgttatttcgggtgtaaagctagccatgtgggagctgggtggcgggatacagcccgcCACTCCCTCTACAACTGGCATGAGCATTCTACAGAACTTTGGactcagcaaaataaaatagtgaGATAGTCAATGAAATAGAGATTTGAGACAAGCTTTTATACTGTTGGGAGATCAGTTAGAAATATTAAAAGAGCAGATAAAATTAAATGTGATTGGGATGCAACATCCTATTGTATTACACCTTTAACACCCAATAATAGCAAGTATGACTGCAGAACGGTTATAAGCACTTGACGGGTCACTCTAATTCTTCTCAAATGCTTTATGATTTACAGCAAGAAATTAAGGAGACTTTTACAAAAAGGTCACCTGATACAACAGGAATGGATACTACGGAAAGCCTTGCAGATACCACAGCCTCATTTAACCTTGTGAATCACTTTAATCGATTTCTTGTTTTAGGAAGTGTTATTCTTGTTCTAGCAATGTTAACTTTATTGGCTTTAAACTGTTTGGGCTTACTTGCATAAGACATTAAAACAAAGATAGAGAAAAGGATGCATAATTTCCAGTATAATTAATTGTAGCATATACAAAAGGGGGATATGTTAGGGGATTTCCTCACTTCTACACCTGGCTTGATTCTGGAGTCTTGGCACCTAGCCTTAACTGTTAACTTTTGTCTCTAGTATCTTCTGTTTGAAGGATCTAAATCTTATCTGAGATTTCCTAAAGGTTGAAAGTCTATGCAAAAGCTGGTTGCAGGAGGCAAGACGTCTCTTAACAGAAAATTTGCATTGGCATTGTCTCTttgcggcgggggggggggggggcaccaagATAAGACGTTTTGGTATATGGAAAATGATGTGCTGAAGGTGTGAACTGTGTAACAATACAAAGGCCCTTTGTggattggagaaatggctcagtggttaagagcactacctaCTCCtttggaggtcctgagttcaattcccagcaaccacatggtggctcacaaccacctataacggtatctgatgccttcttctgtcatgctggcatacatgcaaataaagcaCTCATAtgcagaaagaaatattttttaaaaggccctTTGCAACGTGTCATTTTTTACTCTAACCCCACATTGGAAggccaaaatgttttctttttttttttaaattactctttagctttttggggggcccactacccagctcctaaaaaaaaaaaaaaaaaaaaatcacacacaaggagacttattcttacttatgaatgactggccttagcttggctcgtttcttgccagcttttcttaacttcaatcatccctgacttccttttgtctctgagttttacCTTATCTCTAGATATCTCGCTTTCACTCTAACTGCCTGGCTGGCCCGGTGGCTGGGCCCTGATGTCCTGCGCTTTGTTCTATCTTGctgctcttccccctcctccagatttctccttctatgtatcctctctgcctgccagacctgcctattctttctcctgcttcgctattggccattcagttcgttattagatcatcaggtgttttagacaggtaaagaatcacagcttcacagagttaaacaaatgtaacataaacaaaagcaacacatctttacatcattaaacaaattttcCACAAAAAGCAACACAGCTTAAAACAGTATTCTACAACATTAAAGTGGCAGTGAGTTGGCCGGCCATAGGCTGGCCTGCAGCTGACAAGGCTAAATTCATCCTTAGAGTGCCTCTGTGTCTTCTTCTCACGGACCCGCATGAACCCACACCTGATAAAACAGGGAGGTTCAGAATAAAGGTGCCCAGTGCAACTACTCGATTAGAATCAGGACACACTATTTTGTGCCAGCCGGGACAACTGGTGACATTTAAATAAGCTATTTTGGCTGTACAGTGTTGTGTATCAATATCCGACTTGGTTGAATATTATATTACAGCTGCTTAAGGAAAACACACTTAGTATTTGAAGTAAGGGATGAGACATCTGAACAGTTGTATACGTaggtttctttaaaaacacacatcTAGCTTTCACACTTTATATACCCTGACCGACATGCATAGCTAATTCTGCCTCTCCTCGCTGGATGCTTGCAGAGTTACCACTGGACTGCAAAATAGAAAGTCCATTTGCCAGCCAGCCAATTACGAAACAACGATGCCATGAACATCTTACATACGGTTATGGCTGACACCAATTTACCTTTGATGATCAGAGATGCATTATGGGTACAGCCTTTTTCATTGCAACCCTCCATACTGCATGAAAAAAAGAACCCACAGGATAAGTCCTTAGCTACAGGAAAGTCTTAGTCAGCAGTTTTATTTTCCACATCTTTAGGCTTTGGTGAAAACAGTGCCCACTGTTAGAGAGAGCGAAGTCAGCACTTGGTGAGTGCTGGTTCACCACCTGGTACCTTTTGGCGCACAGTACACTGAAGGATGATTGCTGATATTCATTCAGTCTTGCCAAGATGACCACTGCCTGTATTTCTTCCCTAAAGATGAGTTCTAGTTATTATATAGATGAGTTCTGATATTATCGTTTTAATGGAGTAGATGGACATATCCACAAAAGTTAAGGAAGTACCCTGCTCTGGAGCCAAGGCAGGCCACAAATCTATCATCTTCCAGCCTCGGCCTCCTGAACACTGGTTCACAGGCATCAACCACACCAGCTCTGCTGCTTTCTTTAGGTATGGATTTTCTTATGGTTTTGAAGGCGGGTACCACGACTGAAGCCTTTCCCACATGTCACATCTGTgcggcttctctccagtgtgaactctCTGGTGTGTTTGAAGACTTGAGAGCTGACTGAAGCCCTCCCCACACTCCTCACACTTGAAGAGGTTCTCCTTCATGTGAATAATCATATGGACTCGAAGCTTTGAGGGGAAACGGAAGGCCTTTCCACACTCCTCACATTTGTGAGGTTTCTTTCCCATATGATCCCTCTGATGGTGGCGAAGGTCCGTGCTCGTGTCAAAGAATTTCCCACACTCCTGACATCTGAAAGGTTTCTCTTCAGCGTGGTATCTCTGATGGTAGGTAAACTGAGAACTGTATATGAAGCCCTttccacacacatcacacttgtatggcttctccccagtgtggaTTCTGTGATGgtaatggaggccagaggagcgaCTGAAGCCTTTCCCACATATATCACACttgtatggtttctctccagtgtgaactctCTGGTGAGCTTGAAGACGCGAGCGCTGGCTGAAGCCCTTCCCACACTCCTCACACTTGAAGAGTTTCTCCTTCATGTGAATGCTCTGATGGACTCGAAGATTGGAGGGCAGACTGAAGGCCTTTCCACACTCCTTACATTtgtgaggtttctctcctgtgtgcaTCCTTTGATGGTGGCGAAGTTCTGTGCTCCTGCCAAAGCCTTTCCCACACTCCTgacatttgtagggtttctctccagtgtggcaTCTCTGATGGTAGATAAACTGAGAACTGTACCTAAAGCTCTttccacacacatcacacttgtatggcttctccccagtgtggaTTCTCTGGTGGGAATGAAGGCCAAATAAGCGACTGAAGCCCTTCCCACACACCTCGCACTGGTGtggcttttctccagtgtgaactTGCTGGTGTACCTGATAATCAATGAGCTGACTAAAGCTCTTATCACACTCTTCACACTTGTAGAGTTTCTTCTCTGAGTGGACTCTCTGAGAAGCGTGATCTGACCCGCAATTGAAGCCTTTCCCACACTCCCGACTCTTAGACAGTTTCTTTCCAGTGTGTGTTACTTGGTGTTGTTTAAGATTTGAACTATAGCGGAAGCCCTTCCCACACACTTCACATTTGTAtgatttctctccagtatgaactctCTGGTGGGCGCGAAGCCTCGAGGACCGACTGTACCCCTTCCCACAAGTTTCACATTTGAATTGCTTCTCTTCAGTATGGCTATTCTGATGGACTCGAAGGTTGGAATCCTGGTGGCAGCCTTCCCCATATTCCTTACGCATacagggcttctctccagtgtgagcaTGGGAATGGACATGAAGATCTGCATTTCGGGCGAAGCCTTTCCCACACCCCTCAcacttgtaaggtttctctcccgTGTGAGATGTGCAGTGAATGATGAGACCCTTGCTACTGCTGAATCTCTTCCCACAGCTCTCACATCTGTAGGGCTTCTGTCCCTTGTTGCTTTTAAGCTGCTTACAAAGCGATGATTTCTTCCTCGAATCTGCAAACACACAAAGGTCACACTTCACACAGACTGGCTTGTTTCTGCTCTGGTTCAGTGAATTATGCAGACACCTATTTTGGCAATAATTATGAGTTCTTGAGACTGAAAAGTCTTCATGCTCAAGGCAGCTGGAGCTATCTCCTTCGTGATTCCCTGTATTGCCATTGTTGTCAGAAACCAGAATGGAATCGTCTTTCAGTGGTTGAGAACGCCTCCTCTGAAAACACCTGGTCGATTCCCACGCAACCTGTTTCCAGATGCGCCAGCAAGACAGCTCTTCCTGGGCAAGGTGTGTTAGTGCACGTCGACCAGCAGTCACCGACTCATGTTCACTCCTGCTGCCTGTAAGAAAGCAGTCGTAGAGATGAGGACAGATTATGGGAGAAGGCCATACTAAGGGCATGGGTGAGACCAAATCCAGGCAGGGCAAAGGTCACCCTGTCCTTACAACATCACTTGTCCTTTCCTCAGGTCTTCCTGGATGTGGAGCAAGGGTGACTCGCAGTGCTGGGTGGAACCCATTTACAGACTCTGTCTGGTGTGTACCATCAGTGCTACAAGAGATGGCGCAGtgcttaaaagcacttgctgatcttccagaggacctgagtttgggttctGGTACCTACATTAATGAACTTACAAttccctgtaattccagctacagGGAGTCTAGCTCCACGCACACCATATGCATGGGGCATACAAAcaccaacatttttttaaaatttaaaaatgaagaaacacaaaacaaaaccacgaGCGCCGTGGGCACAAAGACTACCCACGCACccatgctctcacacacaatgACATCAGCTAACAGTGTGCTCACCTTTTTCCTTAGAACTTATGCAAATGGGACTCTTTCAAATTTCAGTTACAAAAGCTTCAAACTTTGTT is part of the Arvicola amphibius chromosome 8, mArvAmp1.2, whole genome shotgun sequence genome and encodes:
- the LOC119821463 gene encoding LOW QUALITY PROTEIN: zinc finger protein 227-like (The sequence of the model RefSeq protein was modified relative to this genomic sequence to represent the inferred CDS: inserted 2 bases in 1 codon), whose amino-acid sequence is MPSQDSDLPPKEQEKMAEFQEAVTFKDLALVFTTEEVGLLSLTQRKLYKDVMLENFKNLVAVGHFPPKAHVVPLLEAEEKLWLKETEAQRSRYPGSRSEHESVTAGRRALTHLAQEELSCWRIWKQVAWESTRCFQRRRSQPLKDDSILVSDNNGNTGNHEGDSSSCLEHEDFSVSRTHNYCQNRCLHNSLNQSRNKPVCVKCDLCVFADSRKKSSLCKQLKSNKGQKPYRCESCGKRFSSSKGLIIHCTSHTGEKPYKCEGCGKGFARNADLHVHSHAHTGEKPCMRKEYGEGCHQDSNLRVHQNSHTEEKQFKCETCGKGYSRSSRLRAHQRVHTGEKSYKCEVCGKGFRYSSNLKQHQVTHTGKKLSKSRECGKGFNCGSDHASQRVHSEKKLYKCEECDKSFSQLIDYQVHQQVHTGEKPHQCEVCGKGFSRLFGLHSHQRIHTGEKPYKCDVCGKSFRYSSQFIYHQRCHTGEKPYKCQECGKGFGRSTELRHHQRMHTGEKPHKCKECGKAFSLPSNLRVHQSIHMKEKLFKCEECGKGFSQRSRLQAHQRVHTGEKPYKCDICGKGFSRSSGLHYHHRIHTGEKPYKCDVCGKGFIYSSQFTYHQRYHAEEKPFRCQECGKFFDTSTDLRHHQRDHMGKKPHKCEECGKAFRFPSKLRVHMIIHMKENLFKCEECGEGFSQLSSLQTHQRVHTGEKPHRCDXCGKGFSRGTRLQNHKKIHT